One Yoonia sp. BS5-3 genomic window carries:
- the fmt gene encoding methionyl-tRNA formyltransferase, translating into MRVIFMGTPDFSVPVLDALVDAGHDIAAVYCQPPRPAGRGKKDRPSPVQRRAAELGLVVRHPVSLKGADEQTAFAALQADIAVVVAYGLILPQPVLDAPAHGCLNIHASLLPRWRGAAPIHRAIMAGDAETGVCIMQMEAGLDTGPVLIREAMPISPDHTTGSLHDQLSKMGARLITQALAQLPDLTAQAQSGEGVTYAAKIDKSEARIDWTLPAAQIDRLIRGLSPFPGAWCDVAGERVKLLASRLAPGSAAPGTVLEGFTIACGDGAVEITRAQRSGKKPLPAVEVLKGLDLGDRLI; encoded by the coding sequence ATGCGCGTTATTTTCATGGGGACACCTGATTTCTCGGTGCCGGTTCTGGATGCATTGGTGGATGCAGGCCATGACATTGCCGCGGTTTATTGCCAGCCGCCACGCCCCGCAGGCCGTGGCAAGAAAGACCGCCCCAGCCCCGTCCAGCGCCGCGCCGCAGAACTGGGTCTGGTTGTCCGGCATCCTGTTTCGCTCAAAGGCGCGGATGAGCAGACCGCATTCGCCGCCCTGCAAGCCGATATCGCTGTTGTCGTCGCCTATGGCCTGATCCTGCCGCAACCTGTTTTGGATGCGCCCGCCCATGGCTGTTTGAATATCCACGCCTCGCTTTTGCCGCGCTGGCGCGGGGCGGCGCCGATCCACCGTGCGATTATGGCGGGCGATGCTGAAACCGGCGTTTGCATCATGCAGATGGAGGCCGGGCTGGATACCGGACCTGTCCTGATACGCGAGGCGATGCCCATCAGCCCTGATCACACCACGGGCAGTTTGCACGATCAGTTGTCCAAAATGGGCGCGCGGCTGATCACCCAGGCGCTGGCGCAATTGCCAGATCTGACCGCCCAGGCCCAGTCCGGCGAAGGTGTCACCTATGCCGCCAAGATCGACAAATCCGAGGCCCGTATTGATTGGACATTGCCCGCCGCCCAGATTGACCGGCTGATCCGCGGCCTGTCTCCCTTTCCTGGCGCCTGGTGTGATGTTGCAGGCGAGCGTGTGAAATTGCTGGCCTCCCGGCTTGCGCCGGGCAGTGCCGCACCTGGCACTGTGCTGGAAGGCTTCACCATCGCCTGTGGTGATGGCGCGGTTGAGATCACGCGCGCCCAGCGTTCCGGCAAGAAACCCTTGCCTGCCGTGGAGGTGCTGAAGGGGCTTGATCTGGGCGACCGGCTGATCTGA
- a CDS encoding GMC family oxidoreductase: MVHDKKYDVVIVGTGFASAFFLKRVLEGSDVSRVLVLERGQRHSYDWQLDHQRNNDLADRRPHNEAGLEKKFWNYNIGFGGGSNCWWTNTMRIHPEEFELRTRYGVGDDWPISYEDLEPYYCDAEDEMLVSGDNSSAVLFPRSRPFPQPRHRYSGVGSALKMAYPEHTFAMPTTRARVANDSRGVCCAIGRCNLCPNKAKFTIVEEMAYLFDDPRVTLILDAEVDGIETSAGLASAVTYRKGDRAFRVETDFVALGANGIFNPFILLKSGIDDGPVGRGVVEQIPIYLTVDFETAKTEGYSSFVGAVNYSFSTGPHRRNASGGFLEVVNKFEVRPHKEKWNNRAAFTFLMGDMRQDDNRVTIDPDAPDRPLVSFNDWSPYAYNGVAHIRTNIENFLAPLGVERFEVSYDLIGSHSHIEGTTVMGSDPAASVVDKDLLHHRVRNLAVLGSGAFVTSPGSNPTLTIAAMSLRSADRTILGRA, from the coding sequence TTGGTACATGACAAGAAATACGATGTCGTAATTGTCGGTACGGGCTTTGCATCTGCATTCTTCCTGAAAAGGGTCCTTGAGGGATCTGATGTCAGCCGCGTTCTTGTGCTCGAAAGAGGACAACGACATTCCTACGATTGGCAGTTAGATCATCAACGCAACAACGATCTGGCCGACAGGCGCCCGCATAATGAAGCGGGGCTAGAGAAGAAATTCTGGAACTATAATATAGGTTTTGGCGGCGGATCGAACTGCTGGTGGACGAACACCATGCGGATTCACCCCGAAGAGTTCGAACTGCGAACACGTTACGGGGTGGGCGATGATTGGCCGATCTCTTACGAAGATCTTGAGCCTTATTACTGTGATGCAGAAGATGAGATGTTGGTATCGGGGGATAATTCATCGGCCGTTTTGTTTCCAAGATCACGCCCGTTTCCGCAACCCCGCCACCGCTATTCTGGTGTCGGCTCTGCACTGAAGATGGCGTATCCAGAACATACGTTTGCAATGCCGACGACCCGTGCGCGTGTCGCCAATGACAGCCGGGGTGTGTGCTGTGCGATAGGACGCTGCAATCTTTGTCCGAACAAGGCGAAGTTCACCATTGTTGAGGAGATGGCTTATCTTTTTGACGATCCCCGGGTGACCTTGATCCTTGACGCAGAAGTGGATGGGATTGAAACATCGGCCGGACTGGCATCAGCTGTCACCTACCGTAAGGGCGATCGTGCATTTCGCGTCGAAACAGACTTTGTGGCACTTGGTGCGAACGGTATTTTCAATCCGTTTATCCTTTTGAAATCGGGTATCGATGATGGCCCCGTGGGGCGAGGTGTCGTTGAACAGATACCTATCTACCTGACTGTCGATTTTGAAACGGCAAAAACCGAAGGCTATAGCTCGTTTGTTGGAGCGGTGAATTATTCATTTTCGACCGGCCCGCACCGACGCAACGCTTCCGGCGGTTTCCTGGAGGTCGTCAACAAGTTTGAGGTGCGTCCGCATAAAGAAAAATGGAATAATCGCGCCGCGTTTACATTTCTGATGGGTGACATGCGCCAAGACGATAACCGCGTCACGATTGACCCAGATGCGCCTGACCGCCCCCTTGTGTCATTCAACGATTGGAGCCCCTACGCGTATAATGGCGTCGCACATATCAGGACCAATATTGAGAATTTTCTGGCCCCCTTGGGCGTTGAGCGGTTTGAGGTGTCTTATGACTTGATCGGATCACATTCGCATATTGAAGGAACAACAGTGATGGGAAGCGATCCGGCTGCGAGTGTTGTCGACAAGGATTTGCTGCATCACCGTGTGCGTAACCTTGCGGTTTTGGGGTCTGGTGCTTTTGTCACTTCGCCAGGATCCAATCCAACATTGACCATTGCCGCGATGTCTTTGCGGTCTGCTGATCGCACTATCCTAGGAAGGGCATAG
- the def gene encoding peptide deformylase — translation MTHRPYVPWPHPVLRSPAAPVDAVNDEVRALWDEMITAMDTMPGVGPAAPQLGVGMALAVVDASEERGRAVRMANPEILHASAQMRAHEEGSPNLPGVWAKLERPRAVTVRFLNDQGQWDRQDFVGLWATSVQHQIDHLAGRMFFDHLSRVKRDMLIKKSRKLAQG, via the coding sequence ATGACCCATCGCCCTTACGTGCCCTGGCCCCATCCGGTTTTGCGCAGCCCTGCCGCCCCGGTCGATGCCGTCAACGACGAGGTGCGCGCCCTTTGGGATGAGATGATCACGGCTATGGATACGATGCCCGGCGTTGGGCCGGCGGCCCCGCAATTGGGTGTGGGAATGGCCCTGGCTGTTGTTGATGCATCAGAGGAGCGTGGCCGCGCGGTGCGCATGGCCAATCCTGAGATATTGCATGCCAGCGCCCAGATGCGCGCCCATGAGGAAGGATCCCCCAATTTGCCGGGGGTCTGGGCAAAGCTGGAACGTCCGCGCGCGGTGACCGTTCGATTTCTGAATGATCAGGGCCAGTGGGACCGGCAGGATTTTGTAGGGCTTTGGGCCACATCGGTCCAGCATCAGATTGATCATCTGGCGGGCCGGATGTTTTTCGATCATCTCAGCCGGGTAAAACGCGATATGCTGATCAAGAAATCGCGCAAATTGGCGCAAGGGTGA
- the def gene encoding peptide deformylase — translation MAELDLRFEGDPVLRTVCAPVTVFDPALADLISDMFATMYAAPGRGLAAPQVGVTGRIFVTDVTWKDQDPTPIAFVNPEIRGQADEVVIGTEACLSIPGRAFGVSRPVWVDARWQDAEGRAQEARLTGPQAICFCHELDHLNGVLITDHRVAQ, via the coding sequence ATGGCTGAGCTGGATCTGCGTTTTGAGGGTGATCCGGTGCTGCGCACGGTTTGCGCGCCCGTGACGGTGTTTGATCCGGCTTTGGCCGATCTGATTTCGGATATGTTTGCAACCATGTATGCCGCCCCCGGACGTGGCTTGGCGGCCCCGCAGGTTGGCGTGACCGGCCGCATTTTTGTCACTGATGTCACTTGGAAAGATCAGGATCCGACCCCCATTGCCTTTGTGAACCCTGAAATACGGGGTCAGGCCGATGAGGTGGTAATAGGCACCGAGGCCTGTTTGTCGATCCCGGGCCGCGCCTTTGGTGTGTCGCGCCCGGTTTGGGTCGATGCCCGCTGGCAGGATGCCGAGGGCAGGGCGCAAGAGGCCCGCCTGACCGGTCCGCAGGCCATTTGTTTTTGTCATGAGCTGGACCATCTAAACGGTGTGCTGATCACCGATCATCGGGTGGCCCAATGA
- a CDS encoding peptide-methionine (R)-S-oxide reductase, with product MKPITRRGLLKSSATAGGLSILAIDANADVPAGRDPFDYEINRSEAEWRALLSDGDYSILREGSTEIPKSSPLWNETREGQYNCKGCDLPQYSSATKVVLDKGWLFFTASEPNSQLMSQDIQGEMAEAVDLDPFDVLIEAHCRRCGSHIGHILPVIGKALHCVNGASLNFEEIST from the coding sequence GTGAAACCTATTACGCGAAGAGGATTGCTGAAAAGCTCTGCGACAGCAGGTGGCTTGAGCATACTCGCAATCGATGCAAATGCTGACGTCCCGGCGGGACGCGATCCATTTGATTACGAAATTAATCGCTCTGAAGCGGAGTGGCGCGCGCTATTAAGTGATGGCGATTATTCCATACTACGCGAAGGCTCAACAGAAATACCGAAGTCCAGCCCGCTTTGGAACGAAACGCGCGAGGGCCAATATAACTGCAAGGGTTGTGACCTGCCGCAATACAGCTCAGCGACAAAGGTTGTACTGGACAAAGGATGGTTATTTTTCACGGCTTCCGAACCAAATTCCCAACTGATGTCGCAAGACATACAAGGCGAAATGGCCGAAGCCGTCGACCTTGACCCGTTTGATGTTCTCATAGAGGCGCATTGCAGACGTTGCGGTAGCCATATCGGACACATTCTCCCAGTCATCGGCAAAGCGCTACATTGTGTAAATGGCGCCTCGCTAAATTTCGAGGAGATATCAACCTGA
- a CDS encoding GNAT family N-acetyltransferase, whose translation MICLNYPMNPHETTITNATSANLQDLCTAMADAFSDYAIPVNLTLPAFRFMMRQRGLSPDASRIALINGEIAAIWLVSVRRRQSYLIASGTVPAYRGLGLGTQLAQAALQHLRGMKIESFQTEVLIENEKAAGLYRKIGMQRQREFACYNIKSTNPGGDTPAIGQTPWAQIADEAQTLLDWAPSWQNSAASIAATGDEIQYFCSYDNGALIGYVAVNPSNGTVHQIGVHPNARRQGIGTALIDHALAVSNGPLRLINLDAGDAGFAAFIRSFSYEQTAGQFELLMRL comes from the coding sequence ATGATCTGTTTGAATTACCCGATGAACCCGCATGAGACGACCATCACCAATGCAACATCTGCCAATTTGCAGGATCTCTGCACCGCGATGGCGGATGCATTTTCCGACTATGCGATCCCGGTCAACCTGACGCTGCCAGCCTTCCGGTTCATGATGCGGCAACGCGGGCTTAGCCCGGATGCGTCCCGGATCGCGTTGATTAACGGCGAAATCGCCGCAATCTGGCTTGTCTCAGTGCGCAGGCGCCAATCCTATTTGATCGCAAGCGGAACAGTTCCGGCCTATCGCGGCTTGGGGCTGGGAACACAGCTGGCTCAGGCGGCATTGCAGCATTTGCGAGGCATGAAGATTGAGAGCTTCCAAACCGAAGTGTTGATCGAAAACGAAAAGGCCGCGGGGCTTTACAGGAAAATCGGCATGCAAAGGCAGCGCGAATTTGCGTGCTACAACATCAAGTCAACAAACCCGGGCGGCGATACGCCCGCAATTGGCCAAACGCCATGGGCGCAAATCGCCGATGAAGCCCAAACGCTGCTGGATTGGGCGCCATCATGGCAGAACAGCGCGGCATCAATCGCGGCGACCGGCGATGAAATCCAGTACTTTTGCAGCTACGACAACGGCGCGCTCATCGGCTATGTGGCGGTGAACCCCAGCAACGGAACCGTCCACCAAATCGGCGTGCACCCCAACGCAAGGCGGCAAGGGATCGGGACGGCATTGATCGACCACGCGCTTGCGGTCTCAAACGGCCCACTCCGGCTGATCAACTTGGATGCAGGGGATGCGGGTTTTGCCGCATTTATACGCAGCTTTTCCTACGAACAGACCGCGGGGCAATTTGAATTGCTGATGCGGCTCTAG
- a CDS encoding aldo/keto reductase, with protein sequence METIPQIGYGTWNRPDEAAYRGTLAALEAGYRHLDCAEGYENEEFVGRAIADAALARDELWVTTKVAPESFGPGQIRPHVEASLEKLGVGPVDLLLLHYPSIDDEYEIIDYMAQFAEVYDAGLCRNIGVSNFTKTYIDQAQLLLGTRPIMTNQVELHVFLHNNPIVDHCAAKGIPMTAYSPLARGAVTDDPVLRAIGDALGATASQVALAWLLAKGHIVIPSSGTPARIAENLAAQDIALSAAQIAEIDQLNRDMRLVDGPWCPQWDVV encoded by the coding sequence ATGGAAACGATTCCGCAAATTGGTTACGGCACCTGGAACCGCCCGGATGAGGCCGCTTATCGCGGCACGCTGGCTGCACTCGAAGCGGGCTATCGTCATCTTGATTGTGCCGAGGGTTATGAAAACGAAGAATTTGTCGGCCGCGCCATTGCCGATGCAGCCCTTGCCCGCGATGAGCTGTGGGTGACCACCAAAGTCGCCCCCGAGAGCTTTGGCCCCGGGCAAATCCGCCCCCATGTTGAGGCGTCGCTTGAAAAGCTGGGTGTTGGCCCGGTTGATCTTTTGCTGCTGCATTACCCCTCGATCGATGATGAATATGAAATCATCGATTACATGGCCCAGTTTGCCGAGGTGTATGATGCCGGTCTTTGCCGGAATATCGGCGTGTCGAATTTCACCAAGACCTATATCGATCAGGCCCAGCTTTTGCTGGGCACGCGCCCCATTATGACCAATCAGGTTGAGCTGCATGTGTTCCTGCACAACAACCCCATCGTCGATCATTGCGCCGCGAAGGGCATTCCGATGACCGCCTATTCCCCGCTGGCCCGTGGGGCTGTGACCGATGATCCGGTGTTGCGTGCAATTGGCGATGCGCTTGGTGCGACCGCGTCGCAGGTGGCTTTGGCCTGGCTTCTGGCCAAAGGGCATATCGTGATCCCCTCATCGGGCACCCCTGCGCGGATTGCCGAAAATCTTGCCGCTCAGGATATCGCGTTGTCCGCCGCCCAGATCGCCGAGATTGATCAACTGAACCGCGACATGCGCCTTGTCGATGGCCCATGGTGTCCGCAATGGGATGTCGTGTAG
- a CDS encoding helix-turn-helix transcriptional regulator — protein sequence MSARLIVHLRRYRTNAALTQAALADAVGVSRKTINTIENGVFTPSTILALTLAKALDCSVHDLFELPDEPA from the coding sequence ATGAGCGCGCGACTGATCGTGCATCTCCGCCGGTACCGCACCAATGCCGCACTGACCCAGGCCGCGCTGGCAGATGCGGTCGGGGTATCGCGCAAGACGATCAACACAATTGAAAACGGGGTGTTTACACCGTCCACGATCCTGGCACTGACCCTGGCCAAAGCGCTTGATTGCAGCGTGCATGATCTGTTTGAATTACCCGATGAACCCGCATGA
- the def gene encoding peptide deformylase: MALRKILIHPDPRLKKAADPVSAVNDDIRRLADDMLETMYDAPGIGLAAPQVAMMHRMLVMDCTKEDDATPAPMVLINPQITWSSEERSVYDEGCLSIPEQYAEVERPAEVEVEWMGLDGQTTRERFDGLWATCVQHEIDHLDGKLFIDYLKPLKRQMITRKMQKLKREMARG, translated from the coding sequence ATGGCCTTACGCAAGATACTGATCCATCCCGACCCCCGTTTGAAAAAGGCGGCAGACCCCGTTTCGGCGGTGAATGATGATATCCGCCGGTTGGCAGATGATATGCTTGAGACGATGTATGACGCCCCGGGGATTGGCCTTGCTGCCCCCCAGGTCGCCATGATGCATCGCATGCTGGTGATGGATTGCACCAAGGAAGACGACGCAACGCCCGCGCCAATGGTCCTGATCAATCCGCAGATTACATGGTCATCCGAGGAGCGATCTGTCTATGACGAAGGCTGCCTGTCCATTCCTGAACAATATGCGGAAGTTGAGCGCCCCGCCGAGGTTGAGGTGGAATGGATGGGTCTTGATGGTCAGACCACACGTGAACGCTTTGACGGGCTTTGGGCGACCTGCGTGCAGCATGAGATCGACCATCTCGATGGCAAGCTGTTTATTGATTATCTCAAGCCGCTCAAGCGTCAGATGATCACGCGCAAGATGCAAAAGCTGAAACGCGAGATGGCCCGCGGCTGA